One Nitrospira sp. DNA window includes the following coding sequences:
- a CDS encoding Oxidoreductase, short-chain dehydrogenase/reductase family: MERLKGKISIVTGSSSGIGKAIALRFAREGATVVVAARRFYKCEETVAQIQAAGGTALPVQTDIADESQVERLIAETVRRFQRLDILVNNAGIFGGRRLAETGTEAFDEVMNTNVRGTFFCCRAGFTQMKKQGGGTIINMSSVAGVQAWSGTGTYSASKHAIMAMSKSLADEGRAYRIKVSAICPGGVADELVDATAGERARSEKIDPFDIAETALYLACLGPQATVHQIVVDRIGADW, translated from the coding sequence ATGGAACGGTTGAAGGGTAAAATTTCGATCGTCACCGGCAGCAGCAGCGGGATCGGCAAGGCCATCGCGCTGCGGTTCGCCCGCGAAGGGGCGACGGTAGTGGTGGCGGCCCGGCGGTTTTACAAATGCGAAGAAACGGTCGCGCAGATTCAGGCCGCCGGGGGGACCGCCCTGCCGGTGCAGACGGACATCGCGGATGAGTCGCAGGTGGAACGGCTGATCGCCGAGACGGTCCGGCGGTTTCAGCGCCTCGACATCCTCGTGAACAACGCCGGAATCTTCGGCGGCCGCCGGCTGGCCGAGACCGGCACCGAGGCCTTCGACGAGGTGATGAACACCAATGTGCGCGGCACGTTTTTCTGCTGCCGGGCCGGGTTCACGCAGATGAAGAAACAGGGAGGCGGGACGATCATCAACATGTCGAGCGTGGCGGGGGTACAGGCCTGGAGCGGCACCGGGACCTACAGCGCTTCGAAACATGCGATCATGGCCATGAGCAAATCGCTCGCGGACGAGGGCCGCGCCTACCGCATTAAGGTGAGCGCGATCTGTCCCGGAGGCGTGGCGGATGAGTTGGTGGATGCGACGGCGGGCGAGCGGGCGCGCAGCGAAAAGATCGATCCCTTCGACATTGCCGAGACCGCACTGTACCTGGCCTGCCTCGGACCCCAGGCGACGGTGCATCAGATCGTGGTGGATCGGATCGGCGCCGACTGGTAA
- a CDS encoding acetate uptake transporter produces MTEDNQSRRIDVLAIGLFGLAVGALTLGVGQLGWISHKNLVGALVIALIFGGVVQLLAGITDIRYNEQLGGTALTMYGFLWLTLCTVKLVSASTTFQFDNALYAPIDLVYTVFSAVMVYLTAYRNLTLSTLHVIITLTLLTTTFARLDFISELLPGIGHIIVGLMAFYHAVGSLTQAFTGKALLPLGPPLLQHPAKSLHSIAKVV; encoded by the coding sequence GTGACCGAAGACAATCAGTCTCGACGAATCGACGTACTGGCGATCGGCCTTTTCGGCCTGGCCGTGGGCGCCCTGACCTTGGGAGTCGGTCAATTGGGTTGGATTTCACACAAGAATCTGGTCGGGGCCCTGGTGATCGCGCTGATCTTCGGCGGGGTCGTGCAACTCCTGGCCGGCATCACCGACATTCGCTACAACGAACAATTGGGCGGCACGGCCCTGACGATGTATGGGTTCCTCTGGCTCACCCTCTGCACCGTCAAACTCGTGAGCGCAAGCACTACGTTTCAGTTCGACAACGCCCTCTATGCCCCGATCGATCTGGTCTATACCGTCTTCTCCGCCGTCATGGTCTACCTCACGGCCTATCGGAACCTCACCCTCAGCACCCTTCACGTCATCATCACCCTGACGTTGCTGACGACCACGTTCGCCCGTTTGGATTTCATCAGCGAACTGCTTCCCGGCATCGGGCACATCATCGTGGGATTGATGGCCTTCTACCATGCCGTCGGCAGCTTGACCCAGGCCTTTACCGGCAAGGCCCTCCTTCCGCTCGGCCCGCCCCTCTTACAGCACCCAGCCAAATCTTTACACTCGATCGCCAAGGTCGTGTAG
- a CDS encoding A/G-specific adenine glycosylase, whose amino-acid sequence MPTKSCVQKSSRRAKKSSKPSVSLARGQKQRFQQRLLKWYKEHGRDLPWRKTSDPYHILVSEVMLQQTQVDRVIPKYHEFLERYPSFEELADAPVAEVKQTWYPLGYNIRPERLHSIARETVARYGGRLPSDPDELLSFKGIGRYTAGAIRSFAFNEDAPILDTNVIRVLHRVFIAEGNPKAQKAGLWELSEALIPHGKGYDFNQAIMDFGATVCTARDPYCLLCPMKTFCKTYPFDPAK is encoded by the coding sequence ATGCCTACGAAGTCTTGCGTTCAGAAATCTTCACGCCGTGCGAAAAAGTCGTCGAAGCCTTCCGTCTCGCTTGCGCGCGGCCAGAAGCAGCGATTTCAGCAACGACTGTTGAAGTGGTACAAGGAGCATGGGCGCGACCTGCCTTGGCGCAAGACCTCCGATCCCTACCATATCCTGGTGTCGGAAGTGATGCTGCAGCAGACGCAGGTCGATCGCGTGATTCCTAAGTACCATGAGTTCCTGGAACGGTATCCGTCGTTCGAAGAACTGGCCGATGCGCCGGTCGCGGAGGTGAAGCAAACCTGGTACCCATTGGGATACAACATCCGTCCCGAACGGCTGCACAGCATCGCCCGTGAAACGGTGGCCCGGTACGGGGGACGGTTGCCGAGCGATCCGGATGAATTGTTGTCCTTCAAGGGCATCGGCCGTTACACCGCCGGAGCGATTCGCTCGTTCGCGTTCAATGAGGACGCACCCATTCTGGACACCAACGTGATTCGCGTGCTGCATCGCGTCTTCATTGCCGAGGGCAATCCCAAGGCTCAGAAGGCCGGATTGTGGGAACTGTCCGAGGCCTTGATACCACACGGCAAGGGGTACGATTTCAACCAGGCCATCATGGATTTCGGCGCCACGGTCTGCACGGCCCGCGACCCCTATTGCCTGTTGTGCCCGATGAAGACCTTCTGCAAGACCTACCCGTTCGATCCGGCCAAGTAG
- a CDS encoding mutator MutT protein: protein MIFMKLIEVAAGLIVREGRYLITRRKAGVHLGGLWEFPGGKREAGESLEECLHRELWEELNIRIDVPVPFRIVRHDYPEKTVELHFFRCRIEAGDAIALDCAELRWVYPHEMTSLEFPSADRTVIAALQQESA from the coding sequence ATGATTTTCATGAAGCTCATCGAGGTTGCGGCGGGTTTGATCGTGCGGGAGGGGCGGTATCTCATCACGCGCCGCAAGGCAGGGGTGCATCTCGGCGGGTTGTGGGAATTTCCGGGAGGGAAACGGGAGGCGGGCGAATCGTTGGAGGAATGTCTGCATCGGGAGTTGTGGGAGGAGCTGAATATCCGCATCGACGTGCCGGTTCCCTTCCGGATCGTACGGCATGATTATCCTGAGAAGACCGTGGAGCTGCATTTTTTTCGTTGTCGGATCGAGGCGGGTGATGCGATCGCGCTGGACTGCGCGGAGCTTCGATGGGTCTATCCCCATGAGATGACCTCGCTCGAGTTTCCTTCAGCCGACCGGACCGTTATCGCGGCACTTCAACAGGAAAGTGCATAG
- a CDS encoding tRNA-i(6)A37 methylthiotransferase: MNRQDKPHQVHIETFGCQMNEYDSELVRSLLRKAGFEFTEDRERADVMLMNTCAIRENAHNKVYGHLAELKAVKEQRPLVVGVLGCMAQNLKEELAEKQPLVDVLVGPDGYRQLPGLLTSALKASEQGLARRGLAVDLSEYETYDDILPERDGGINAWIAIMRGCDNFCSFCVVPYTRGRERSRDPQGILREVEASVACGHPQITLLGQNVNSYRYDDWDFASLILAVAEVPGVRRVRFTSPHPKDFPPALLDAVAGHPNICKHIHLPLQSGNDRILELMNRTYGRKDYLDLAATIRRRHPGIALTTDIICGFCSETEEEFLDTYRLVQEVNYHSAYIFKYSERKNTIAARRFRDDIPEEVKGERVSRLVDLQRPITARLNRESIGRTVPVMVEGDSKRSADQWMGRTDTNITVIWNKSDAPASPGSIQPITILDANAAVLMGRLDSSSALS, encoded by the coding sequence ATGAACCGGCAAGACAAGCCCCACCAAGTCCATATCGAAACCTTCGGCTGCCAGATGAACGAGTACGACTCGGAACTCGTCCGGTCGTTACTCCGCAAGGCGGGATTCGAATTTACCGAGGACCGCGAACGAGCCGACGTCATGCTGATGAACACCTGTGCCATCCGCGAGAATGCCCACAACAAGGTGTACGGACACCTCGCCGAACTGAAGGCCGTCAAGGAACAGCGCCCGTTGGTGGTCGGAGTGCTCGGCTGCATGGCGCAAAACCTCAAGGAGGAACTGGCCGAGAAGCAGCCGCTCGTGGATGTGCTCGTGGGGCCGGACGGATACAGACAACTCCCAGGACTGTTGACGAGCGCGCTGAAGGCCTCGGAGCAGGGCCTCGCGCGACGGGGACTGGCCGTTGATTTGTCCGAATACGAAACCTACGACGATATCCTTCCGGAGCGCGACGGCGGGATCAATGCCTGGATCGCCATCATGCGCGGCTGCGACAACTTCTGCAGCTTCTGCGTGGTGCCCTACACCAGGGGGCGCGAACGTTCACGCGATCCCCAGGGCATCCTCCGCGAGGTCGAGGCTTCCGTCGCCTGCGGCCATCCCCAAATCACGCTGCTCGGACAGAACGTCAATTCCTACCGCTACGACGATTGGGACTTTGCCAGCTTGATCCTGGCCGTGGCTGAAGTGCCGGGCGTGCGGCGGGTTCGTTTTACTTCCCCGCACCCGAAAGACTTTCCCCCCGCGTTGCTGGATGCCGTGGCAGGCCACCCGAATATCTGCAAGCACATCCACCTGCCCCTGCAGTCCGGCAACGATCGCATCCTCGAACTGATGAACCGAACCTACGGCAGGAAGGACTACCTTGACCTGGCTGCAACCATCCGTCGCCGCCATCCCGGGATCGCTCTCACGACCGATATCATTTGCGGCTTTTGCTCGGAAACCGAAGAGGAGTTCCTCGACACCTATCGCCTGGTTCAAGAGGTGAATTATCACTCCGCCTATATCTTCAAATATTCCGAACGGAAAAACACCATCGCGGCGCGCAGGTTCCGGGACGACATCCCGGAAGAGGTCAAGGGCGAACGGGTCAGCCGGCTGGTGGACCTGCAGCGACCGATCACGGCCCGCCTCAACAGGGAATCGATCGGCAGGACGGTTCCGGTCATGGTCGAGGGCGACTCGAAACGGTCCGCCGACCAGTGGATGGGACGGACCGATACCAACATCACGGTTATCTGGAACAAGAGCGACGCTCCTGCCTCGCCGGGCAGCATTCAACCCATTACCATCCTCGACGCCAACGCCGCCGTGCTCATGGGACGGCTGGATTCCTCTTCTGCCCTGTCGTGA
- a CDS encoding tRNA t(6)A37-methylthiotransferase — translation MLGESLRRKGYRLVEFGKETDLLVLNTCSVTENAEKDCRYAVRKTLRHSPHAFVAVTGCYAQTGAAQLQMVPGIDLIVGTQFKMNLPDYLPAPAKLRKQPEPELRHSRTIDREDFVLPGTAYSDQTRALLKIQDGCDFMCSFCLIPFARGRERSRTLDDVLREAQDLASHGYRELVLTGVNIGQYCYKGATLVDVVRELEAIPNVARIRISSIEPTTVPTSLLEQMASSTKLCRYLHLPLQSGDDGILQAMNRRYTVHEYVDLVEQALALMPNLGLGTDLMVGFPGEDENAFMNTVRTAERLPFSYFHVFSYSARPGTAAARLGQSVPPPIIKQRSKTLSELSRTKTLVSYQRQIGKTVSVLFEQGERDGFRTGTTADFTRVAVAADAVAAGSIHQVTITGVTDGLAYGRPLSAVLEPARLPLL, via the coding sequence ATGTTGGGCGAGAGCCTTCGCCGGAAGGGTTACCGGCTGGTGGAGTTCGGAAAAGAGACGGACCTGCTCGTCTTGAATACCTGTTCAGTCACGGAAAACGCCGAAAAAGATTGTCGCTATGCAGTCCGCAAGACCTTGCGCCATTCCCCCCATGCCTTCGTCGCCGTCACCGGCTGTTATGCCCAGACCGGCGCTGCGCAATTGCAAATGGTCCCGGGCATCGACCTCATCGTCGGTACGCAGTTCAAGATGAATCTGCCGGACTATCTTCCAGCCCCGGCCAAGCTCCGCAAACAGCCGGAGCCGGAACTCCGCCATAGCCGCACGATTGATCGGGAAGATTTCGTCCTGCCTGGCACCGCCTATTCGGACCAGACCCGCGCCCTGCTGAAGATTCAGGACGGCTGCGATTTCATGTGCAGCTTTTGCCTCATTCCCTTCGCGCGCGGGCGCGAACGCAGCAGGACGCTCGACGATGTGTTGCGGGAAGCGCAGGACCTGGCCTCTCACGGCTACCGGGAACTGGTCCTCACCGGGGTCAACATCGGGCAATACTGCTACAAGGGAGCAACCCTGGTCGATGTGGTGCGGGAACTCGAAGCGATTCCCAATGTCGCCCGCATCAGGATTTCATCGATCGAGCCGACGACGGTGCCCACATCGTTGTTGGAACAGATGGCAAGCTCAACGAAGCTCTGCCGTTACCTGCACCTTCCCCTGCAGAGCGGCGACGACGGAATCCTGCAGGCGATGAACCGCCGCTATACAGTCCATGAGTATGTAGACCTCGTGGAGCAGGCCCTCGCCCTCATGCCGAACCTCGGCCTCGGAACTGACCTCATGGTCGGCTTTCCCGGCGAAGACGAGAACGCCTTCATGAATACCGTTCGGACGGCGGAACGGCTCCCCTTCTCCTATTTCCATGTGTTCAGCTATTCGGCCAGGCCCGGCACGGCTGCGGCTCGCCTGGGGCAGTCGGTTCCGCCGCCCATCATCAAGCAACGCAGCAAGACACTCTCGGAACTGTCTCGAACGAAGACGCTCGTTAGTTATCAACGTCAAATCGGGAAGACCGTCTCCGTTCTCTTCGAGCAGGGTGAACGAGACGGGTTCCGCACCGGCACCACGGCCGACTTCACCAGGGTGGCAGTCGCAGCCGATGCAGTCGCAGCCGGTTCGATCCACCAAGTCACCATCACCGGCGTGACGGACGGCCTAGCCTACGGCCGGCCGCTCTCCGCCGTTTTGGAACCAGCGCGGCTCCCCCTACTTTGA
- a CDS encoding Universal stress protein family, which translates to MNLLVAVDGSDNSYEAVRALKYLRRADALTLLHVVDAPRPAYPMMMPEVAQELYAQLERSMKEDGDLLLTRVHSLLPPNSGPVTKRLEIGSPAEVIVTTAESLHADLILMGARGLGPIKERLFGSVSHRVLSFASCAKLLLKGPLRDLKEVLLPLQGPYDAEAALRFLQQQPFREPVQLHLMTVLPPTRPPWPVDNAAAEKLEAQALQHARDFVDDVATKIRALGHATHSTSVLGSPATTIVQEAEKMGADLIMVGSRGRRGITRFVLGSVSHAILHQASCPVLVFE; encoded by the coding sequence ATGAATCTTCTTGTCGCAGTCGATGGCTCCGACAATTCCTACGAAGCAGTGCGGGCACTCAAATATCTCCGGCGGGCCGATGCTCTGACGCTCCTCCATGTTGTGGACGCTCCCAGACCGGCCTATCCCATGATGATGCCGGAGGTGGCCCAGGAACTCTACGCCCAGTTGGAGCGGAGCATGAAGGAAGACGGCGATCTCCTATTGACCCGCGTCCATTCGTTGCTCCCGCCCAATAGTGGACCGGTCACCAAGCGGCTGGAGATCGGCTCGCCGGCGGAAGTCATCGTCACCACGGCGGAGTCCCTCCATGCGGATCTCATTCTCATGGGAGCCAGGGGTCTCGGGCCGATCAAGGAACGGCTGTTCGGCAGCGTTTCCCATCGGGTCCTGAGTTTTGCCTCCTGCGCGAAACTGCTGCTGAAGGGCCCGCTCCGCGACCTGAAGGAGGTCCTACTGCCGTTGCAAGGCCCCTATGACGCGGAGGCGGCCCTGCGCTTTCTCCAGCAACAACCCTTCAGGGAGCCGGTGCAGCTGCACCTGATGACCGTCCTGCCGCCGACCCGTCCACCCTGGCCGGTGGACAATGCCGCCGCCGAAAAGTTGGAAGCGCAAGCCCTTCAACATGCGCGCGACTTCGTGGATGATGTGGCGACCAAGATCCGCGCGCTCGGACATGCGACCCACAGCACCAGTGTCCTCGGCAGTCCCGCGACGACGATCGTGCAGGAAGCGGAAAAAATGGGAGCGGACCTCATCATGGTGGGGTCTCGAGGCAGACGAGGCATCACCCGCTTCGTCCTGGGCAGCGTCTCCCATGCGATCCTCCACCAGGCATCCTGCCCGGTGCTGGTGTTCGAATAG
- a CDS encoding Protein-L-isoaspartate O-methyltransferase: MRPDLKGLTVHQVRLSEAGVSLEGILSLPDSPKGVIAFAHGSGSGRFSPRNQLVARHLQAGGFATLLLDLLEPDEAGDRRKVFDIDLLTDRLLLAQIWLSKYPSTTGLATGYFGASTGAGAALQAAARKTQAVSAVVSRGGRPDLAGPYLSRVTAPTLLLVGGDDGPVIDMNREAFAQLTCPKQLIIIPGAGHLFEEAGTLEQVAEEALSWFQRYLVPRSPQ; encoded by the coding sequence ATGCGACCCGATCTCAAGGGATTGACCGTTCATCAGGTCAGACTCAGTGAAGCGGGAGTCTCTCTCGAGGGGATTCTCAGTCTTCCCGACTCCCCCAAGGGCGTCATCGCCTTTGCCCATGGCAGCGGCAGCGGACGCTTCAGCCCTCGCAACCAATTGGTCGCACGCCATCTGCAAGCGGGCGGATTCGCAACCCTGCTGCTGGACCTGCTCGAACCGGACGAGGCAGGCGATCGCCGGAAGGTCTTCGACATCGACCTCCTCACCGACCGACTCCTACTTGCACAGATCTGGTTGAGCAAATATCCGAGCACGACCGGACTGGCCACAGGGTACTTCGGCGCCAGCACGGGAGCCGGCGCGGCGCTGCAGGCGGCGGCACGCAAGACTCAAGCGGTGAGCGCGGTCGTGTCACGCGGCGGCCGGCCAGATCTGGCAGGGCCCTATTTGAGCAGGGTGACGGCGCCGACCCTGTTGCTTGTCGGTGGAGATGACGGACCTGTGATCGACATGAACCGGGAGGCCTTCGCACAACTCACCTGCCCGAAACAACTGATAATCATCCCCGGTGCCGGTCACCTCTTCGAAGAGGCGGGAACCCTGGAGCAAGTCGCCGAAGAGGCGCTGTCTTGGTTTCAACGGTATCTGGTCCCCCGGTCTCCGCAATGA
- a CDS encoding Universal stress protein family: MTALIKRILFATDFSACAERAMEYAVMLAATWKAELCAMTVLELYPGMDPDYTVNKMYLDHLRVESTSRLQAVQDRVKAAGQAVTTRIEVGIPSQAVQTVAEEIGADLLVVGTHGRTGLDHVLVGSTAERVVRMAPCPVLAVKSAKTGIGTTTVGTIKRIVVPIDLSGCSLDALEYAARFAERIGASLTILHAMEPVAYGLDFSLSHAKEWKRQREYLEDRLTVLTTCLTAHGIRADHVLKPGLPADSIASYVTEQGFDLMIMGTHGRRGLSHILVGSIAGAMLRHAPCPVLTVRQFTVGPDAQRLIPLGET; the protein is encoded by the coding sequence ATGACGGCGCTGATCAAGCGGATCCTCTTTGCGACCGACTTTTCGGCCTGTGCGGAGCGGGCGATGGAATATGCCGTCATGTTAGCCGCCACGTGGAAGGCGGAACTCTGCGCGATGACCGTGCTGGAACTCTATCCGGGGATGGATCCGGACTACACCGTCAACAAAATGTACCTGGATCACCTGCGGGTGGAATCGACCAGCCGGTTGCAAGCGGTTCAGGATCGGGTGAAAGCGGCGGGGCAGGCGGTCACGACGCGCATCGAAGTCGGCATACCGAGCCAGGCAGTTCAAACGGTTGCCGAAGAGATCGGCGCGGACCTGTTGGTAGTGGGGACACATGGCAGAACCGGACTCGACCATGTCTTGGTCGGCAGCACCGCCGAGCGAGTGGTGCGCATGGCGCCCTGCCCGGTCTTGGCGGTAAAGAGCGCCAAGACCGGCATCGGTACCACGACGGTCGGGACCATCAAACGGATCGTGGTCCCCATCGACCTCTCCGGTTGTTCGCTCGATGCGCTGGAATATGCCGCGCGGTTTGCCGAGCGCATCGGCGCTTCGCTCACCATTCTTCACGCCATGGAGCCGGTCGCTTATGGATTGGATTTCAGCCTGAGCCATGCGAAGGAGTGGAAACGGCAACGGGAGTACTTGGAGGACCGGCTCACCGTACTCACCACCTGCCTGACTGCCCACGGAATCCGGGCCGACCACGTGCTCAAGCCAGGCTTGCCGGCCGATTCGATCGCCTCCTATGTCACGGAACAGGGTTTTGACTTGATGATCATGGGCACCCATGGCCGGCGCGGGCTTTCGCACATTCTCGTCGGGAGCATCGCCGGCGCCATGCTGCGTCACGCGCCCTGTCCGGTTCTCACGGTCCGGCAATTCACCGTCGGTCCGGATGCTCAACGGTTGATTCCGCTCGGGGAAACCTAA
- a CDS encoding NAD-dependent formate dehydrogenase gamma subunit: MQGQVTEILAQARSEPPNILKALLALQETLGHVPVEAIPDIAHALNRTTAQVAGVLSYYPDLLVQAPGRHMIRVCMGESCYANGCGRLLRSLQDRLRVDVGETTGGGKFTLDTMSCAGNCAVSPTVIIDRDLWGRVLPSQLDALLQQYK, translated from the coding sequence ATGCAAGGGCAAGTGACGGAGATCCTCGCGCAGGCTCGGAGCGAGCCGCCCAACATCCTCAAGGCGCTGCTGGCGCTGCAGGAAACCCTCGGCCATGTGCCGGTGGAGGCGATCCCGGACATCGCCCACGCCTTGAACCGCACGACGGCGCAAGTCGCCGGGGTCCTATCTTATTACCCGGATCTGCTGGTCCAGGCACCGGGCCGGCACATGATTCGCGTCTGCATGGGTGAATCCTGTTACGCCAACGGCTGCGGGCGTCTCTTGCGGTCGTTGCAGGACCGGCTGCGCGTGGATGTGGGTGAGACGACGGGGGGAGGCAAGTTTACCCTCGACACCATGTCCTGCGCGGGAAACTGCGCGGTTTCCCCAACGGTCATCATCGACCGCGACCTCTGGGGACGGGTGCTGCCGTCGCAGCTCGATGCGCTGTTGCAACAATACAAATGA
- a CDS encoding NAD-dependent formate dehydrogenase beta subunit: MATRLYLSNDTSARAAGAASLADAWADRPEIQLIRTSSRGAFYLEPMVERDSPDGRIAWFNVTPDDLPRILAGRDGTLVSSIPFLARQTRVTYANFGETEPLALDEYQARGGLRGLEQALSMSPETIIEELKRSRLRGRGGAAFPVWNKWQVAQQTEADEKYVVANADEGDAGTYCDRMILEGDPFRLLEGMLICARAVGAGRGYVYCRHEYPAAAASLRAAIHKADEAELLELSGEPFPIEVVEGAGSYVCGEETALLESLEGGRGVVRAKPPYPAQEGLYGKPTIVSNVLTFATIPTILSRGGAWYASLGTERSSGTMALQLGGRVKQPGLVEVPFGLSLRQVLDQFGGGMAPGARFKAVQVGGPLGSLFPASELDIPICYDAFAQADAVLGHGGIVVYDHETDMVDLARHFMAFTANESCGKCTPCRIGSVRGREILERIQAGSGTVDDLALLGDLGETMKVASLCALGGRAPYPVLTAIEHFPDEFRHKLSAFSRQQ, from the coding sequence ATGGCCACGCGACTCTATCTTTCCAACGACACCTCGGCCAGGGCTGCCGGTGCCGCCTCCCTGGCGGACGCCTGGGCGGACCGGCCTGAGATCCAATTGATCCGGACCTCCTCGCGCGGCGCGTTTTATCTTGAGCCGATGGTGGAACGGGACAGTCCCGACGGCCGCATAGCCTGGTTCAACGTCACGCCGGACGACCTGCCGCGCATCCTGGCCGGTAGGGATGGCACCCTGGTCTCGTCGATTCCCTTTCTCGCCCGCCAGACCAGGGTCACCTACGCAAACTTCGGTGAAACCGAACCCCTGGCCCTAGACGAATACCAGGCCCGTGGCGGGTTGCGTGGGCTGGAACAGGCCTTGAGCATGTCGCCGGAGACCATCATCGAGGAACTGAAACGGTCACGGCTGCGTGGGCGAGGAGGGGCGGCCTTTCCCGTGTGGAACAAGTGGCAGGTCGCGCAGCAGACGGAAGCGGACGAAAAGTATGTGGTGGCCAATGCCGACGAAGGGGATGCAGGGACCTATTGTGACCGGATGATTTTGGAAGGCGATCCCTTTCGGCTCCTGGAAGGAATGTTGATCTGCGCCCGCGCCGTCGGGGCCGGTCGGGGCTACGTCTATTGCCGTCACGAATATCCTGCCGCTGCGGCATCCCTGCGGGCGGCCATTCATAAGGCCGATGAAGCGGAGCTGTTGGAACTTTCCGGCGAACCCTTCCCGATCGAGGTGGTTGAGGGGGCCGGCTCCTATGTCTGCGGAGAGGAGACGGCGCTCTTGGAATCACTGGAAGGTGGACGGGGAGTCGTGCGGGCCAAGCCCCCCTATCCGGCACAGGAGGGACTCTACGGCAAGCCGACCATTGTCAGCAACGTGCTGACCTTCGCCACGATTCCCACCATCCTGTCCCGGGGCGGAGCCTGGTACGCCTCTCTCGGTACCGAACGTTCGAGCGGCACGATGGCGTTGCAACTGGGCGGGAGGGTGAAGCAGCCCGGCTTGGTGGAGGTGCCCTTCGGTCTAAGTTTGCGGCAGGTGTTGGATCAATTCGGCGGTGGGATGGCGCCGGGCGCACGTTTTAAGGCCGTGCAGGTCGGCGGGCCGCTCGGAAGTCTGTTCCCTGCTTCCGAGTTGGACATTCCGATTTGTTACGACGCCTTCGCCCAAGCAGACGCGGTGCTGGGGCATGGCGGTATTGTCGTCTACGACCACGAAACCGACATGGTGGACCTTGCCAGGCACTTCATGGCCTTTACCGCCAACGAATCCTGCGGCAAATGTACGCCCTGCCGCATCGGGTCCGTCAGGGGCCGGGAGATCCTTGAACGCATCCAGGCGGGCAGCGGGACGGTGGACGACCTTGCGCTGTTGGGTGACTTGGGCGAGACGATGAAGGTGGCCAGTCTCTGCGCCCTCGGCGGGCGAGCGCCCTATCCGGTGCTGACGGCGATCGAACATTTCCCGGACGAGTTTAGACACAAGCTGTCGGCCTTCAGCCGTCAGCAGTGA